In Sphingomonas panacisoli, one genomic interval encodes:
- a CDS encoding RsmB/NOP family class I SAM-dependent RNA methyltransferase yields MNQPLPPGVPARQAALRLLDAVLRRGETIEQASGRTLASIRADNDRALARAIAAEVLRHLPDLDALINSATQRALPDDAKARFALRIALAQMLALGTPGHAAIATVLPLVDGGPRKLVHGVFGTLSRRGVTLPDPPALPAATAERWAAQWGDDVVAAAARAMATPPPLDLTLKGEDGPEGLELLAGHRRLPRGTAIPDLPGYDEGAWWVQDIAASIPARLLGPGEGNAVDACAAPGGKTMQLAAAGWAVTAIDLVESRLARLHANLERTGLSADTVVGDATSWRPAAPVDAVLIDAPCSATGIFRRHPDVIHRVHPALIEQMADLQRHLLAHAAGWLKKGGRMVYATCSLERAEGEEQVAAFLSANRDFAIDPVRQDELPPGIAPASEGWVRILPGALEEQGGCDGFFIARFVRAG; encoded by the coding sequence ATGAACCAGCCGCTTCCTCCCGGCGTACCCGCGCGTCAGGCCGCATTACGCCTGCTCGACGCCGTGCTGCGGCGGGGCGAGACGATCGAGCAAGCCTCCGGCCGCACGCTCGCCAGCATTCGCGCCGACAACGATCGCGCACTGGCTCGCGCGATCGCGGCCGAAGTGCTGCGCCATTTGCCCGATCTCGACGCGCTGATCAATTCGGCGACGCAGCGCGCCTTGCCCGACGACGCCAAGGCGCGGTTCGCTTTGCGCATCGCGCTCGCGCAGATGCTCGCGCTCGGCACGCCCGGCCATGCCGCGATCGCCACCGTGCTGCCGCTCGTCGATGGCGGCCCACGCAAGCTGGTCCATGGCGTATTCGGCACGCTCAGCCGGCGTGGCGTGACCTTGCCCGACCCGCCTGCGCTTCCCGCCGCGACTGCCGAACGTTGGGCCGCGCAATGGGGCGACGATGTGGTCGCGGCCGCCGCGCGCGCAATGGCGACGCCGCCGCCGCTCGATTTGACGCTGAAGGGCGAAGACGGGCCGGAAGGACTCGAATTGCTCGCCGGTCACCGCCGCCTGCCGCGCGGGACCGCGATCCCCGATCTGCCCGGCTACGACGAAGGCGCGTGGTGGGTACAGGATATCGCCGCGTCGATCCCGGCGCGGTTGCTCGGCCCGGGCGAGGGCAACGCGGTCGATGCCTGCGCCGCGCCCGGCGGCAAGACGATGCAGCTCGCCGCGGCGGGCTGGGCCGTCACCGCGATCGACCTGGTCGAAAGTCGTCTTGCGCGACTTCATGCCAATCTGGAGCGCACCGGCCTGTCGGCCGACACCGTCGTGGGCGACGCGACCAGCTGGCGCCCGGCCGCGCCGGTGGATGCCGTCCTGATCGACGCGCCGTGCAGTGCGACCGGCATCTTCCGCCGCCACCCCGACGTAATCCACCGTGTCCATCCCGCGCTGATCGAGCAGATGGCGGACCTCCAGCGTCACTTGCTCGCGCATGCGGCGGGCTGGCTGAAGAAGGGCGGGCGGATGGTCTATGCGACGTGCTCGCTCGAGCGCGCCGAGGGCGAGGAACAGGTCGCCGCCTTCCTGTCGGCCAACCGCGATTTCGCGATCGATCCGGTGCGGCAGGACGAGCTCCCCCCCGGCATCGCCCCCGCTTCCGAAGGATGGGTCCGCATCCTGCCCGGCGCGCTGGAAGAACAGGGCGGCTGCGACGGCTTCTTCATTGCCCGATTCGTGCGCGCCGGATAG
- a CDS encoding DUF1674 domain-containing protein, which produces MTRPPHVKPPAHLTPSPPVPEPEKVEEPKGDPLGDDPTRYGDWTLKGIAVDF; this is translated from the coding sequence ATGACCCGCCCGCCGCACGTCAAACCGCCTGCCCATCTGACGCCGAGCCCGCCGGTGCCCGAGCCGGAGAAGGTCGAGGAGCCGAAGGGCGATCCGCTCGGCGACGATCCGACGCGCTACGGCGACTGGACGTTGAAGGGGATCGCGGTCGATTTTTGA
- a CDS encoding sensor histidine kinase: MPQSLRRLLYIDDDPGLRRLATRALTRRGFDVVCAESGAEGVAMAAVEHYDLIAVDHYMPGMDGLETLAKLRATAGCPPIVYVTGSEEGRVAIAALKAGAADYVVKTVGEDFFDLLAAALDHVRVRAALERDKALVEEQLRASNVRLEALLREVNHRVANSLQLVMAMVRLQSNSLADAAAREALADTERRIDAIAQVHRSLYTTDDAEGVDMKDYLQALVDELGGAWASEKPKRALTLDAESIRLPADRAVSLGVIVNELVSNAFKYAYGPTSPGEVRVSLTRDDNAFLLAVEDDGVGLGPVPRTQGSGLGSRLIGAMAKSLQGAVEYDSKAKGLRATLRAAIA; this comes from the coding sequence ATGCCCCAGTCGTTGCGTCGCTTACTCTATATCGATGACGATCCCGGTCTGCGCCGGCTGGCGACGCGTGCGCTGACGCGGCGCGGGTTCGACGTGGTGTGTGCGGAGAGCGGCGCGGAGGGCGTCGCGATGGCGGCGGTCGAGCATTACGACCTGATCGCGGTCGACCATTACATGCCGGGCATGGACGGGCTGGAGACGCTCGCGAAACTGCGTGCGACCGCCGGCTGTCCGCCGATCGTCTATGTCACGGGGTCCGAGGAGGGCCGCGTCGCGATCGCGGCGTTGAAGGCCGGGGCTGCCGATTATGTCGTGAAGACCGTCGGCGAGGATTTCTTCGACCTGCTCGCCGCCGCGCTCGATCACGTCCGTGTCCGCGCCGCGCTCGAACGCGACAAGGCGCTGGTCGAGGAGCAATTGCGCGCGTCCAACGTGCGGCTCGAAGCGCTGTTGCGCGAGGTCAATCACCGCGTCGCCAATTCGCTGCAACTGGTGATGGCGATGGTGCGGCTGCAGTCCAATTCGCTGGCCGACGCCGCAGCGCGCGAAGCGCTGGCGGATACCGAACGGCGGATCGACGCGATCGCGCAAGTCCATCGCAGCCTCTATACGACCGACGATGCCGAGGGCGTCGATATGAAGGATTACCTCCAGGCACTGGTCGACGAACTCGGCGGGGCGTGGGCGAGCGAGAAGCCGAAGCGCGCGCTGACCCTCGATGCCGAATCGATCCGCCTGCCCGCCGATCGCGCGGTATCGTTGGGGGTGATCGTCAACGAGCTGGTCTCGAACGCGTTCAAATATGCCTATGGCCCGACCAGTCCGGGCGAAGTGCGCGTATCGCTGACCCGCGACGACAATGCGTTCCTGCTGGCGGTCGAGGATGACGGCGTTGGCTTGGGGCCGGTCCCGCGCACCCAGGGGTCGGGACTGGGCAGCCGCCTGATCGGCGCGATGGCCAAGAGCCTGCAAGGCGCCGTCGAATATGATTCGAAGGCGAAGGGCCTGCGGGCGACGCTGCGCGCGGCGATCGCCTAA
- a CDS encoding response regulator has protein sequence MNDHHSVSIVMIEDDEGHARLIEKNIRRAGILNDISHFTDGTTALDYLFKDKNGPALNGPALVLLDLNLPDMSGTDILTKIKAEGSPLKRTPVVVLTTTDDKVEIQRCYDLGCNVYITKPVNYESFAQAIRQLGLFLSVIQVPEVEG, from the coding sequence ATGAACGACCACCACAGCGTTTCGATCGTGATGATTGAGGATGACGAAGGCCATGCCCGGCTGATCGAGAAGAATATCCGTCGCGCAGGCATTCTGAACGACATCAGCCACTTCACCGACGGCACGACCGCGCTCGATTATCTGTTCAAGGACAAGAACGGCCCGGCGCTCAACGGCCCGGCACTGGTGTTGCTCGACCTCAACCTGCCCGACATGTCGGGGACCGACATCCTGACCAAGATCAAGGCGGAAGGCTCGCCGCTCAAGCGAACTCCCGTGGTCGTGCTGACAACCACCGACGACAAGGTCGAAATCCAGCGTTGTTACGACCTCGGGTGCAACGTCTACATTACAAAGCCGGTAAACTATGAAAGCTTCGCCCAGGCAATCCGCCAGCTCGGCCTGTTCCTGTCGGTAATCCAGGTTCCCGAGGTCGAGGGCTGA
- a CDS encoding sensor histidine kinase, producing MSGVVLKKLGAPEGLARRFLVTCMIVGFAALALAGIAAAWVTTRTAEHTRWVNHTYEVEVAIGQLQALVEQTEAARRGYVLTGIPAYLDNQRSIATKIDPALDRLTVLTEDNPRQRGRIAELRQRIVDIRNRQEATIDLVQAGKRADAVTSFTAETSARRLRTIRALFATMNADEHQLLVARDAAQQSSLNAFYLIVIAAGVLILLVATISVATVMRYTKDLGAARDRLQLLNTDLEGAVAERTADLTRANEEIQRFAYIVSHDLRSPLVNVMGFTAELDAARGTLAELVERATETAPDIVTEDARIAATEDLPEAIGFIRSSTQKMDRLINAILRLSREGRRTLTPERLDLAAMSQGIADSLRHIAEDRGAQIVVEQPMPTLVSDRVAVEQILSNLVENAVKYLSPDRAGRIIVRARTDGPRRVIEVTDNGRGIAANDHDRVFDLFRRSGTQDQQGEGIGLAHVRALAYRLGGTIDLQSTLGQGSTFRVTLPATLSDTGPST from the coding sequence ATGTCCGGCGTGGTGCTGAAGAAATTGGGAGCGCCCGAGGGCCTGGCACGCCGCTTCCTCGTCACGTGCATGATCGTCGGGTTCGCCGCGCTGGCGCTGGCGGGGATCGCTGCGGCGTGGGTGACGACCCGTACCGCCGAGCATACGCGCTGGGTCAACCACACCTACGAAGTCGAAGTCGCGATCGGACAGTTGCAGGCGCTGGTCGAACAGACCGAAGCGGCGCGGCGAGGCTATGTCCTGACGGGAATTCCCGCCTATCTCGACAACCAACGATCGATCGCGACTAAGATCGACCCCGCGCTCGATCGGCTCACCGTCCTGACCGAGGACAATCCCCGACAGCGCGGGCGCATCGCCGAGTTGCGGCAGCGCATCGTCGATATCCGCAACCGGCAAGAGGCAACGATCGATCTGGTCCAAGCCGGGAAGCGTGCGGATGCGGTGACGTCCTTCACCGCCGAGACCAGCGCTCGCCGGCTGCGCACGATCAGGGCTCTGTTCGCGACGATGAATGCCGACGAGCATCAATTGCTCGTTGCGCGCGACGCCGCGCAGCAAAGCAGCCTCAACGCTTTTTACCTGATCGTGATCGCCGCCGGCGTGCTGATCCTGCTGGTGGCGACGATCTCGGTCGCCACGGTTATGCGCTATACCAAGGATCTGGGCGCGGCGCGTGATCGGCTGCAATTGCTCAACACCGACCTCGAGGGTGCGGTCGCCGAGCGCACCGCCGACCTCACGCGCGCGAACGAGGAAATCCAGCGCTTCGCCTATATCGTCAGCCACGATCTGCGTTCGCCTTTGGTCAACGTGATGGGCTTCACCGCAGAACTCGACGCCGCGCGCGGCACGCTTGCCGAGCTGGTCGAGCGCGCCACGGAGACCGCACCCGACATCGTCACCGAGGACGCACGGATCGCCGCGACCGAGGATCTGCCCGAGGCGATCGGCTTCATCCGCAGTTCGACGCAGAAGATGGATCGGCTCATCAATGCGATCCTCAGATTGTCGCGCGAAGGCCGGCGGACGCTCACGCCCGAGCGGCTCGACCTCGCCGCGATGTCTCAGGGGATTGCCGACTCGCTGCGCCACATCGCCGAAGACCGCGGCGCCCAGATCGTCGTCGAACAGCCGATGCCGACGTTGGTCAGCGATCGCGTCGCGGTCGAACAGATCCTGTCCAACCTGGTCGAGAATGCGGTCAAATACCTGTCGCCCGATCGCGCCGGCCGGATCATCGTCCGCGCGCGCACCGATGGGCCGCGCCGCGTCATCGAGGTGACCGACAATGGCCGCGGCATCGCCGCCAACGATCATGACCGCGTGTTCGACCTGTTCCGCCGCTCCGGCACGCAGGATCAGCAGGGCGAGGGCATCGGGCTCGCGCATGTCCGCGCGCTCGCCTATCGTCTGGGCGGCACGATCGACCTTCAATCGACTTTGGGGCAGGGTAGCACTTTCCGCGTCACACTCCCCGCGACGCTTTCTGACACGGGACCAAGCACATGA
- a CDS encoding 3'-5' exonuclease, whose translation MATAPSIIRVVDLETTGETPSTHGVCEVGWQDVALGQDGRWELHGDGGSRLINPGRPIPPITQAIHHILDEQVADAPLWFDAARPVLDPYPRRLALAAHRADFEMKFCTPNMTHGADWICTWKCAMRLWPDSPSFSNQVLRYWRKPDGIDHERGLPAHRAFPDAYVTAFHLRDMLNEASVAQLLEWSNMPGLLPRVRWGPDRGKDWKEISQESLNGFLTDRDPDVRFTAETEIARRRGGGAVGRANLQGILL comes from the coding sequence ATGGCCACCGCTCCTTCCATCATCCGTGTCGTCGATCTCGAAACCACCGGTGAGACGCCGTCGACCCATGGCGTGTGCGAAGTCGGCTGGCAGGACGTCGCGCTCGGACAGGACGGGCGCTGGGAACTCCATGGCGACGGCGGCAGCCGGCTGATCAACCCCGGCCGGCCGATTCCGCCGATCACCCAGGCGATCCATCATATCCTCGACGAACAAGTCGCCGACGCCCCGCTCTGGTTCGATGCCGCCCGCCCGGTGCTCGACCCGTATCCGCGCCGGCTCGCGCTCGCCGCTCACCGCGCCGATTTCGAGATGAAGTTCTGCACCCCCAACATGACGCACGGTGCGGATTGGATCTGCACATGGAAGTGCGCGATGCGGCTGTGGCCCGACAGCCCGAGCTTCTCGAATCAAGTGCTGCGCTATTGGCGCAAGCCCGATGGGATCGATCACGAGCGCGGCCTGCCCGCGCACCGGGCCTTCCCCGATGCCTATGTGACAGCATTCCACCTGCGCGACATGCTCAACGAGGCATCGGTCGCGCAATTGCTCGAATGGTCGAACATGCCGGGCTTGCTGCCGCGCGTGCGCTGGGGTCCCGACCGCGGCAAGGATTGGAAGGAGATTTCGCAGGAAAGCCTCAACGGGTTCCTGACCGATCGCGACCCCGATGTTCGCTTCACGGCCGAGACCGAGATCGCACGACGGCGGGGCGGCGGGGCGGTCGGGCGGGCGAATCTGCAGGGCATTCTTCTCTAA
- the pgmG gene encoding phosphoglucomutase/phosphomannomutase PgmG yields the protein MTHRFDPSSLREYDIRGIVGKTLSTDDARAIGRSFATVVRRAGGTRVAVGRDGRTSSPAMETALVEGLLASGVDVVRTGMGPTPQLYYAEAELEVDGGIQITGSHNPAEYNGFKMVLQHRPFFGQDIQKLGQMAADGDWEEGEGTVSDADIVDDYVNRLMAGYAGGAYRIGWDAGNGAAGPVIEKLTKLLPGEHHLLFTDVDGNFPNHHPDPTEEKNLAHLKTLVAEKSLDFGVAFDGDGDRIGAIDGQGRVIWGDQILSILAEPVLKELPGATIIADVKASQALYDRIAELGGQPLMWKTGHSLIKTKMKETDSPLAGEMSGHIFFAHEFYGFDDAQYAAVRLIRAVHMIGKSMTAIKDAMPVMVNTPEMRFQVDESRKFAVIDEVLDRLETEGADVDRTDGARVNTPDGWWLLRASNTQDVLVARAEAKDQAALDRLLGQIDAQLAASGLERGPQAGH from the coding sequence ATGACCCACCGCTTCGACCCTTCGTCCCTTCGTGAATACGATATCCGGGGGATCGTCGGCAAAACGCTGTCGACCGACGACGCGCGCGCCATCGGGCGCAGCTTCGCGACCGTGGTGCGCCGCGCCGGCGGAACGCGTGTCGCGGTCGGGCGCGACGGCCGCACCTCGTCGCCGGCGATGGAAACCGCGCTGGTCGAGGGATTGCTCGCGTCGGGCGTCGATGTCGTGCGGACCGGCATGGGCCCGACTCCGCAGCTATATTATGCCGAGGCGGAGCTGGAGGTGGACGGCGGCATCCAGATAACCGGCAGCCATAACCCCGCCGAGTATAACGGCTTCAAGATGGTGCTGCAGCACCGCCCGTTCTTCGGCCAGGACATCCAGAAGCTGGGCCAGATGGCGGCGGACGGCGATTGGGAGGAAGGCGAGGGTACGGTATCGGACGCCGATATCGTCGACGATTACGTCAATCGCCTGATGGCGGGTTATGCGGGCGGCGCGTACCGGATCGGCTGGGACGCGGGCAACGGCGCCGCCGGCCCGGTGATCGAGAAGCTCACCAAGCTCCTGCCGGGTGAGCATCACCTGCTGTTTACCGATGTGGACGGCAATTTTCCCAACCATCATCCCGATCCGACCGAGGAAAAGAACCTTGCGCATCTGAAAACGCTCGTCGCCGAGAAAAGCCTCGATTTCGGAGTCGCCTTCGACGGCGACGGCGACCGGATCGGCGCGATCGACGGGCAAGGGCGGGTCATCTGGGGCGACCAGATCCTGTCCATTCTGGCCGAACCCGTGCTGAAGGAACTGCCCGGCGCGACGATCATCGCCGACGTGAAGGCCAGCCAGGCGCTGTACGACCGTATCGCCGAACTCGGCGGTCAGCCGCTGATGTGGAAGACCGGGCATTCGCTGATCAAGACCAAGATGAAGGAAACCGACAGTCCGCTGGCGGGCGAAATGTCGGGCCACATCTTCTTCGCGCATGAATTTTACGGCTTCGACGACGCGCAATATGCCGCCGTCCGCCTGATCCGCGCGGTGCACATGATCGGCAAGTCGATGACCGCGATCAAGGATGCCATGCCGGTGATGGTCAACACGCCCGAGATGCGCTTCCAGGTCGATGAGAGCCGCAAGTTCGCGGTGATCGACGAAGTGCTCGACCGGCTCGAGACCGAAGGCGCCGATGTCGATCGTACCGACGGCGCGCGGGTCAACACGCCCGACGGTTGGTGGCTGCTCCGCGCGTCGAACACGCAGGACGTGCTGGTCGCGCGCGCCGAGGCGAAGGATCAGGCCGCACTCGACCGCCTGCTCGGCCAGATCGACGCGCAACTTGCCGCGAGCGGGCTGGAGCGCGGGCCGCAGGCAGGGCACTGA
- a CDS encoding DnaJ domain-containing protein, with translation MPKLLLAIAVAWFGWWLWQGPKRVHTTGRRRDVPAPPPPDRADALGILGLGASASDADIRAAHRRLLLAVHPDHGGSAELAQRVNAARDTLLKRSD, from the coding sequence ATGCCCAAGCTGCTCCTCGCCATCGCGGTCGCCTGGTTCGGCTGGTGGCTGTGGCAGGGGCCGAAGCGCGTTCACACCACCGGCCGTCGCCGTGACGTACCGGCGCCACCGCCGCCCGACCGCGCCGACGCGCTCGGCATCCTCGGCCTCGGCGCGAGCGCGAGCGACGCCGATATCCGCGCCGCGCACCGCCGCCTGCTGCTCGCGGTCCATCCCGACCATGGTGGATCGGCCGAACTCGCCCAGCGCGTCAACGCCGCGCGCGATACGCTGTTGAAGCGATCGGATTGA
- a CDS encoding division plane positioning ATPase MipZ: protein MADARKPHTIVFANEKGGTGKSTTAVHVAIALQSRGARVAALDLDHRQQTMARYFQNREATEKRTGRELPTPKFAAHDGESLARFTELLEQLDQNADFLVIDTPGRDDRFGRMAAARADTLVTPMNDSFVDFDLIGQVDPDSFKVTRPSFYSELIWDARKARAKSDGATIDWVVLRNRLQHIEARNMRRVSEALDQLAKRVGFRIIPGLGERVIYRELFPKGLTMIDSREFGEMGLSHVAARQELREMMAALALPEPVMPLFA, encoded by the coding sequence ATGGCGGACGCCCGCAAACCCCATACGATCGTCTTCGCCAACGAAAAGGGCGGCACCGGCAAGTCGACCACCGCGGTCCATGTCGCGATCGCGCTGCAATCGCGCGGCGCGCGCGTCGCCGCGCTCGACCTCGACCATCGCCAGCAGACGATGGCGCGCTATTTCCAGAACCGCGAGGCAACGGAAAAGCGTACCGGCCGCGAACTCCCCACGCCCAAGTTCGCCGCGCACGACGGCGAGAGCCTGGCGCGCTTCACCGAACTCCTCGAACAACTCGATCAAAACGCCGACTTCCTGGTGATCGACACCCCCGGCCGCGACGATCGCTTCGGGCGGATGGCGGCGGCACGGGCGGATACGCTGGTCACGCCGATGAACGACAGCTTCGTCGATTTCGACCTGATCGGCCAGGTCGATCCCGACAGCTTCAAGGTGACGCGGCCGAGCTTCTATTCCGAACTGATCTGGGACGCGCGCAAGGCGCGCGCGAAGTCGGACGGCGCGACGATCGACTGGGTGGTCCTGCGCAACCGCCTCCAGCATATCGAGGCGCGCAACATGCGCCGCGTGTCCGAAGCGCTCGATCAGTTGGCCAAGCGCGTGGGCTTCCGCATCATCCCGGGCCTGGGCGAGCGCGTCATCTATCGCGAGCTGTTCCCCAAGGGGCTGACGATGATCGACAGCCGCGAGTTCGGCGAAATGGGCCTAAGCCACGTCGCCGCGCGCCAGGAACTGCGCGAGATGATGGCGGCGCTGGCGCTGCCCGAGCCGGTCATGCCGCTCTTCGCCTGA
- the panC gene encoding pantoate--beta-alanine ligase yields the protein MRIVHKLSDLRRAVAGLRGDGAAVALVPTMGALHAGHMALVEAAQASGAKVVASIFVNPKQFGPTEDLARYPRPAEADTKLLTEHGCDLLWMPGVDEMYPAGFATNVSVSGVSDGLDGAARPGHFDGVATVVAKLFNQVRPDAAYFGEKDFQQLAVIRRMVADLDFGLEIVGVPTVRESDGLALSSRNAYLSADERARAVALPLALTAAKRATEAGERGAIPAAMASLAAAGFAIDYVELVDAATLGEPVPGRPRRLLAAARIGTTRLIDNLPVAASTNV from the coding sequence GTGCGGATCGTCCACAAACTGTCCGATTTGAGACGTGCCGTCGCGGGATTGCGCGGCGACGGCGCGGCGGTGGCGCTGGTGCCGACGATGGGCGCGCTGCACGCCGGACACATGGCATTGGTGGAAGCGGCCCAGGCGAGCGGGGCGAAGGTCGTCGCGTCGATCTTCGTCAATCCCAAGCAGTTCGGGCCGACCGAGGATCTCGCGCGCTACCCGCGGCCGGCCGAGGCGGACACCAAGCTGCTGACCGAGCATGGCTGCGACCTGTTGTGGATGCCGGGGGTCGACGAGATGTACCCGGCCGGGTTCGCGACCAACGTGTCGGTGTCGGGCGTGAGCGACGGGCTCGACGGCGCCGCGCGGCCGGGACATTTCGACGGGGTGGCGACGGTGGTGGCGAAGCTGTTCAACCAGGTGCGGCCCGACGCGGCCTATTTCGGCGAGAAGGATTTCCAGCAGCTCGCGGTGATCCGGCGGATGGTGGCGGATCTCGATTTCGGACTGGAGATCGTCGGCGTGCCGACGGTACGCGAGTCCGATGGTTTGGCGCTGTCGTCGCGCAACGCCTACCTGTCGGCCGACGAGCGGGCGCGAGCGGTGGCTCTCCCGCTGGCGCTGACCGCGGCCAAGCGCGCGACCGAAGCGGGCGAGCGTGGCGCGATCCCCGCCGCCATGGCGTCACTCGCCGCGGCCGGCTTTGCCATCGATTACGTCGAACTGGTCGATGCCGCGACGCTGGGCGAACCGGTGCCCGGCCGGCCTCGTCGCCTGCTCGCGGCGGCGCGGATCGGCACGACGCGGTTGATCGACAACCTGCCCGTCGCCGCTTCGACCAACGTCTAA
- a CDS encoding sel1 repeat family protein — MGSSLKSAQFLIESRLRDAARGNWDACYDLGVDYSAGVNGVEIDLVEAHKWFNIAASRGGHESARYCRAEVADEMTAREIAEAQTRARAWLSETSRRAA, encoded by the coding sequence ATGGGCAGCAGCCTGAAGAGTGCGCAGTTTCTGATCGAGAGCCGTTTGCGCGATGCCGCGCGCGGCAATTGGGACGCATGTTACGATCTGGGGGTCGACTATTCGGCGGGCGTCAACGGCGTCGAGATCGACCTGGTCGAAGCACATAAGTGGTTCAACATCGCCGCGTCGCGCGGGGGACACGAAAGCGCGCGCTATTGCCGCGCCGAGGTCGCCGACGAGATGACCGCGCGCGAAATCGCCGAGGCGCAGACGCGTGCCCGGGCTTGGCTGAGCGAGACGAGCCGACGCGCCGCCTAA